The Verrucomicrobium spinosum DSM 4136 = JCM 18804 DNA segment AAACAACTGCCATCGCCGAACTGGAGTCCGTTCGATGAAACTTTCCCTCTGCACCATCTCCTTCCGTCACCACCTGATCTCACTGAAGCAAGTGGTGGAATGGGCCGCACCACGCGGGTTCTCAGGCATCGAGCTCTGGGGCGTGCATGCCATCAACCTGCGCGACCGGCCGGGCTACGACCTCGACTGGCTCCGGTCCCACGGACTCTGCGTCCCCATGCTAAGCGATTACCTGCCCGTGCAGGGAGATCGCCAGGCCGTGATTGACAAGACCGTTGACCTCTGCCGCCTCGCGCAAAGTTGGGGGGCAAGCAAGCTCCGCACCTTTGCCGGCAACAAGGCCAGCCAGGAAGTCTCCGCCGAGGATCGCCGCGACTGGACTCTGCGCATGCGCGAGCTCTGCCACACCGCCGAAGGGCACGGCATGAAGCTTGTCGTGGAGATGCATCCTCACACCCTTGCCGACACGAGGGAATCGACGCGGCAGCTCATCGAGGAAATCAACCACCCCGCGCTGCGGCTCAACTTCGACGTCCTTCACGTGTGGGAATCAGGAGCCGACCCCTTCGAAGTCATCGGCGAGTTTGAGCCGCTCGTCGCCCACGTGCACCTCAAGAATGTGCGCTCCCGCTCCTTCCTCCAGGAGTTCCTGCCCGGCAATGTTTATGCCCCCGCAGGCAGCCGTGCCGGCATGGTGAGCCTTTTCAACGGGGCCTTCGACTACCGTAAGTTCCTCGCCCATGTCATGAACGAAACAGCGCTCTGGCCC contains these protein-coding regions:
- a CDS encoding sugar phosphate isomerase/epimerase family protein: MKLSLCTISFRHHLISLKQVVEWAAPRGFSGIELWGVHAINLRDRPGYDLDWLRSHGLCVPMLSDYLPVQGDRQAVIDKTVDLCRLAQSWGASKLRTFAGNKASQEVSAEDRRDWTLRMRELCHTAEGHGMKLVVEMHPHTLADTRESTRQLIEEINHPALRLNFDVLHVWESGADPFEVIGEFEPLVAHVHLKNVRSRSFLQEFLPGNVYAPAGSRAGMVSLFNGAFDYRKFLAHVMNETALWPTLDASLEWFGPNVLGTLERDAEQLSLLEAETLGLQALTTAAL